A single region of the Drosophila miranda strain MSH22 chromosome 2, D.miranda_PacBio2.1, whole genome shotgun sequence genome encodes:
- the LOC108156961 gene encoding metallothionein-1, with the protein MPCPCGSGCKCATQTPKGACNCGTDCKCGGDNKAKCGCSK; encoded by the exons ATGCCTTGCCCATGCGGATCCG GTTGCAAATGCGCCACCCAGACACCCAAGGGAGCCTGCAACTGCGGCACTGACTGCAAGTGCGGTGGCGACAACAAGGCCAAGTGCGGCTGCTCCAAGTGA